A stretch of the Nicotiana tabacum cultivar K326 chromosome 6, ASM71507v2, whole genome shotgun sequence genome encodes the following:
- the LOC107819580 gene encoding uncharacterized protein LOC107819580, producing the protein MTGYAKFMKDLVIKKRSMNCEMIKMMHQVSAIVHYMAPKLADPGAFTIPCTISSADFTKALYDLGASINLMPYSVFKTLGIGQRRPTSMKLQMADKTMKSLLGIIDNVLVRVDKFLLPMDFVIHDCEVDCEVPIIWRRPFLATGKTLVDVEEGELTFQVGNAKFVFHVFKSLRQLNSNEVCSFVDLVTEVIVEDIIAVINVEVPLEAVLLNNDVDEKEGLVEYVNALQGMGSYTYELQKLYVDRENRKTPLTKPSI; encoded by the coding sequence ATgacgggatatgccaagttcatgaaagacttggtaatAAAGAAGAGATCCATGAATTgtgaaatgatcaaaatgatgcatcaagtgagtgccattgtaCATTACATGGCTCCAAAGCTAGCAGACCCCGGTGCCTTTACAATCCCGTGCACTATTAGTAGTGCCGATTTCACTAAAGCTTTGTATGACTTGGGGGcaagcattaacttgatgccatATTCTGTGTTCAAGACATTGGGGATTGGGCAGCGAAGGCCCACATCCATGAAGTTGCAAATGGCAGACAAGACAATGAAGAGTCTATTGGGGATAATTGATAATGTGCTAGTTCGGGTCGACAAGTTCTTACTTCCCATGGATTTTGTGATACATGACTGTGAGGTTGACTGCGAGGTACCGATCATATGGaggagacctttcctagctacagggaagaccttagttgatgtggaagaaGGGGAGCTCACCTTTCAAGTGGGCAATGCAAAATTTGTGTTCCATGTTTTCAAGTCATTGAGGCAGCTCAATAGCAACGAAGTATGTTcatttgtggatcttgtgaccgaAGTGATTGTTGAAGACATAATTGCTGTGATTAATGTGGAAGTCCCATTGGAAGCTGTGTTGCTGAATAATGATGTGGATGAGAAGGAAGGTTTGGTTGAAtatgtcaatgctttgcaaggaatgggttcATATACATATGAGCTTCAGAAACTTTACGTAGACCgtgagaaccggaagactccgCTAACAAAGCCCTCAATCTAG
- the LOC142181730 gene encoding uncharacterized protein LOC142181730 yields MNKKDSKARLMRWELLLQEFDLEIIDRKGSENQVADHLSRLEEKGRPHDGLEVNDLFLDEQLLSMSLTRMPWFTDVANYLEAQIGLLGLLLGRAFKTCTNGIIRRCVPEEEQLGILEACHSSPFGGYLGEAKTSIKILSCGFYWPTMYKDARELVKQCDNYQRAGGISKKNEMPLTTILEIDIFDM; encoded by the exons ATGAATAAGAAGGACTCAAAGGCTAGATTGATGAGGTGGGAACTTCTTCTACAAGAGTTTGATCTTGAAATCATAGACCGAAAagggagtgagaatcaagtggcggaccacttgtcccgtttggaagaGAAGGGAAGGCCCCATGATGGCCTTGAGGTTAATGATTTGTTTttggatgaacaactcctttccaTGTCTTTGACCAGGATGCCTTGGTTTACTGATGTGGCCAATTATCTT GAAGCTCAAATAGGactgcttggattattattgggacgagcttTCAAAACGTGCACCAATGGTATTATCCGTAGATGTGTCCCAGAAGAAGaacaattgggtattcttgaagcttgccattCCTCACCTTTTGGTGGTTACCTTGGTGAGGCAAAAACTTCTATAAAAATCctaagttgtggattctattggcctaccatGTACAAAGATGCTAGAGAGCTTGTTAAGCAGTGTGATAATTACCAAAGAGCCGGCGGGATTTCCAAGAagaatgagatgcctctcactaccatccTTGAGATTGACATTTTTGACATGTGA